The genomic window GAGGTGCGGCTGACGACCCCCGAGTGGGAGGCCGCGATCGGGTTCCTCACCCGTGCCGGGCACATCACCGACGACCGCCGGCAGGAGTTCATCCTGCTGAGCGACGTGCTCGGCCTCTCGATGCTCACCGTCGGCATGAACGCGCCCGCTTCCGCCTCGGCGACCGAGTCGACGGTCTTCGGGCCGTTCTTCCTCGAGAACAGCCCAGAGATCCCGCGCGGGGGCGACATGGGCGAGGGCGTCAAGGGCATGCCGTGCCACGTGCGCGGCCGGGTCACCGGCGTCGACGGCGCACCGATCGCCGGCGCCCGCGTCGAGGTCTGGGGCGCGGACGAGGACGGCTTCTACGACGTGCAGTACGTCGGCGACGTCGTGCAGGCGCGCGCGCACCTCTTCACCGACGCGAACGGCGAGTACGACTTCTGGACGGTGCAGCCGGCCGCGTACCCCATCCCGCACGACGGTC from Microcella daejeonensis includes these protein-coding regions:
- a CDS encoding intradiol ring-cleavage dioxygenase, giving the protein MTAEHETLGDAHEQAAREQRVTDEVVASFEGAGDARLQHLMQALTRHLHAFAREVRLTTPEWEAAIGFLTRAGHITDDRRQEFILLSDVLGLSMLTVGMNAPASASATESTVFGPFFLENSPEIPRGGDMGEGVKGMPCHVRGRVTGVDGAPIAGARVEVWGADEDGFYDVQYVGDVVQARAHLFTDANGEYDFWTVQPAAYPIPHDGPVGDLLAATNRSVMRPAHIHFMVEAEGFETLITHIFVAGDEWLGDDAVFGVKQSLILDFERHEPGEAPGRRVDEPWSSTTFDIVLAPTGA